From Xenopus laevis strain J_2021 chromosome 7L, Xenopus_laevis_v10.1, whole genome shotgun sequence, one genomic window encodes:
- the LOC121395812 gene encoding transmembrane protein 52B-like isoform X1 — protein MLVYRQQSEKLKKNLPSSTEVLQTRGDSDCDNNEHCSKTEWVNQWYIWLVVTAGVLLLICGITCVCLRCCYLRQQRFPEGGGGEERPCEVTVIAIDHDSTIQSTITSLQSVFGPAARRIFAVSHSHGAPTSFTPAGPETPPCYEEAVRMSRFTVARSTHKSPKLASVPEERNEIPLP, from the exons ATGTTGGTGTATCGGCAACAGAGTGAGAAGTTAAAGAAAAATCTCCCAAGCAGCACAGAG GTGTTGCAGACAAGGGGTGATTCAGACTGTGATAACAATGAGCA CTGCTCCAAGACCGAGTGGGTGAACCAGTGGTACATTTG GTTGGTTGTAACTGCCGGGGTTCTTCTTCTGATATGTGGAATAACCTGTGTCTGTCTGCGCTGCTGCTACCTGAGACAACAACGATTCCccgaaggaggaggaggagaagagcGGCCATGTGAGGTGACAGTGATAGCCATTGACCACGACAGCACCATACAAAGCACCATTACTT CTTTACAGTCAGTGTTTGGCCCGGCGGCACGCAGGATTTTTGCTGTTTCTCACTCTCATGGAGCACCTACTTCTTTTACTCCTGCTGGACCTGAAACCCCACCGTGTTATGAGGAAGCTGTCAGAATGAGCCGTTTCACTGTCGCCCGCAGCACCCACAAATCTCCCAAACTTGCATCTGTACCTGAAGAAAGAAATGAGATTCCATTACCCTGA
- the LOC121395812 gene encoding transmembrane protein 52B-like isoform X2 produces the protein MKQWITWSIFTGIFLVLQTRGDSDCDNNEHCSKTEWVNQWYIWLVVTAGVLLLICGITCVCLRCCYLRQQRFPEGGGGEERPCEVTVIAIDHDSTIQSTITSLQSVFGPAARRIFAVSHSHGAPTSFTPAGPETPPCYEEAVRMSRFTVARSTHKSPKLASVPEERNEIPLP, from the exons ATGAAACAATGGATCACTTGGTCAATATTCACTGGGATTTTTCTG GTGTTGCAGACAAGGGGTGATTCAGACTGTGATAACAATGAGCA CTGCTCCAAGACCGAGTGGGTGAACCAGTGGTACATTTG GTTGGTTGTAACTGCCGGGGTTCTTCTTCTGATATGTGGAATAACCTGTGTCTGTCTGCGCTGCTGCTACCTGAGACAACAACGATTCCccgaaggaggaggaggagaagagcGGCCATGTGAGGTGACAGTGATAGCCATTGACCACGACAGCACCATACAAAGCACCATTACTT CTTTACAGTCAGTGTTTGGCCCGGCGGCACGCAGGATTTTTGCTGTTTCTCACTCTCATGGAGCACCTACTTCTTTTACTCCTGCTGGACCTGAAACCCCACCGTGTTATGAGGAAGCTGTCAGAATGAGCCGTTTCACTGTCGCCCGCAGCACCCACAAATCTCCCAAACTTGCATCTGTACCTGAAGAAAGAAATGAGATTCCATTACCCTGA